The genomic window AAGCTGGAAACCAGAGAGGAGGGTCTGACCAGGAGGAGAAGTGAGAGTCTGAATAGGCATCCAGGGTTGAGGAAGGGAAGCATTTGCATTGTTGCAGACAATCAGGGAAGGCTTGTGTGTTGAGAAGGAAGTCAGAAGAGAGGTGCTGTGTGGGGGGTAGATTTGTTAGAACGACCATCAAAGACCGACTTtgtaagagacagaaagaacatcTGCAAATACAATGTTCTTCCTGCAACTTGTGTTGCTGGTGGTTCTTCTCCCAGATGGTGATAGTGAAGATGGTGAGAACTCTGGCCTTGCCCTGTGGGTGCAAGTGTGCcagtctgtgtgtatgtgtgatgtgTGCACATGTCCTTGCATGATTGTACTTGTGTCTCTTTGTCTTTATACTTGTTCACATGTGTATATCTGTGTATTCATTTGTGTGAGTGTGTAAATATGTATAAGTTTGtatgggtgtgtgtttgtgtacatgtgCATATGTGCACTTATGGAATGCATTCCCCAGCACACACTCTGGGACAAGAGTGTTGGCCTGATTATTTCCGGAGCATCCCAGCCCCAGGGCTCTGTGCTCTTGTGAAGGATGGGTTTGAGGCTCAGGGCTCTGGGGCAGCGCATATCTCCTGAGAAAACTGTGGCTTCTCTGGCCTCCAGATTTTGgttcctcttcctcccaccttcttctccattctctctccttcccaacGCTCCCCACTTCCAAAGTTTATCTGTAATTTTCCCACAGACTTCCAAGATCCAAACTCCTTTCGAGTCATCATGATATCATCCCTCTACAACCATTCCTGGACACAAAATCTGGCCTCAGCTTGGCTGGGTGAGCTGCAGACTATCGGCTGGAATAGCAAGACTGGGGCCCTCATTTTCCTGTGGCCTTGGTCCAAGGGCAACTTCAGCAAGGAAGAGATGATGGAACAGGAAAAGGCGCTCCATACGTTCTCCATTAAATTTCCTCTGATATTTAAGGATCATTTCAGTGAATGGCAGCTTGAATGTGAGTTCATTTCACtcaggggtgggatgggggtggcAGGTGTATGTGTATCTCCTTGAGTTACTTATTCTTCATGGGGGGGAGCCTCCACTGGTTTCTGAACCTCTTATCTTCCCCTCATAAAACTGAAGCAAGATGTAGAAGCCAGACCCTGATTATTGAAAAGGTTCACATCTtctgctctctcccactcctctcgTTGACCACAGGCTGTGCTTTCCTGTCTCACACTTTTGTCTCCTACTACCACTACTCTCCCTGGCCTCCAACCAGGCACCCTCTGCTCCCTCACTCTGAGACTGATTTCTTGAATTGTGTGCTTTTCTCCCCATTTGATCCCATCACTGATGTCTATGTGTCCTCTGCATCCCCTGTATTTCCTTCACCCTAGATAGTTTTTACTCCGGTTTTCCCACTGACACTTTCCTTATTATCTGCCCACACCCTTCATGTCTCTCCTCCAACATTTGCTCCTTCTAAAATCAttcacctcttcctcctccagtgACCACTACTTCCTCTGTGTGTGAGCCTCCTCTCAAACCAAATGTTACTGCATTCCCTTCAATACCCTTAACTTCTCTCTACTGCTTCCACCATCCTTGGCTTCtacttatttcatttctttcactcTCTTGTCTTGTCATTCATGGTATCTCTTCCCAGATCCCCTTCAGCTACAGATGGCAAAAGTTTGTGGCCTGCAATTTGGGGAACCTTCAGTAGGCTACTTGCAGATTGCTTATCAAGGATCAGATCTAGTGAGTTTCCAGAACATGTCATGGTCACCATCTCCAAAGGGAGGAATTCAGGCTCAGAAGGTCTGCAAATTGTTCAATCAGTACCATATGATCAACTTAAGACTACACAGGCACCTCAGTGACACCTGTCCCCGGTTCCTGTTGGGTCTTCTTGATGCAGGGAAAGCAGATCTACAGCGACAAGGTcagtcctgctccctccctccataAGTCTCTATCCTGCAATCATATATTTgcaatgtttcttttaaattcaggATAAGATGGAGAcatgagggagaagggaggatggTGAAAATTTTCTAGAAGTGGAAACATATGTCTATCTATAGTGGTGTGAAGATCTACCCTCTCAGTCTGTGAATACCTGTCCTGTGTCTGCAGTGAGACCAGAAGCATGGCTGTCCACTGGCCCTAGTCCAGGTCCTGGTCATCTCCTGCTGGTGTGCCACGTCTCTGGGTTCTACCCAAAGCCTGTGTGGGTGATGTGGATGCGTGGTGAGCAGGAACAACAGGGCACCCAGCGAGGTGACATTCTGCCCCATGCTGATGGGACGTGGTATCTTCAGGTGTCCTTGGATGTGAAATCCAGGGAGGCTGCTGGCCTGTCATGCTGGGTAAGACACAGCAGTCTAGGAGGCCAGGACATCGTCCTCTACTGGGGTGAGAAAGAATGCGGGTCTGCCTGGGTAAGGGAATGTGTGGTCCTCCAGCACAActggagatcttgttaaaaatttTGGGAAATTAGGGACTCCAGATTaagaaggatataaaatcagtgtaaTCCACCAACTGAGGGCGAAGGTCCTGCAAGGAGTGGGAGGATTCGGAGAGTTGGTGAAGGGCCTATCTCTGAGGAGGGATGgaagaagtgaaggaaggaaggatggttGGTGAAGCAGAAGCTGACATGAGCAAGGAGCACCAGGGAGGTGCAGTTCAACCCAGGTAAGATGGGAAATAACAACTTCTGTATATCAAACCCACAGAGAAGCCCCACTCCGTGGGCTTGGTCTTCCTGGCTGTGATAGTGCCTTTGGTGCTTCTGGCAGGTCTTGCACTTTGGCTCTGGAAGCGCTGGTAAGTCTCTGGAGCCACCTTCCTGCTCTTTCCTATGTGTCCCCCACCTTTCAGTCTGTCCTCAGCCCTCCGGCTTCCAATGCagttccttccccttctcttccccccTGCAGTCCTCATCTTCACCTGCTGCAAAGTAACTCCTCTGTTCCTCCCAGGAAAACACGCTGGAGACATCCATGCACTGGTTTCACTTTGGAGTGAGAATTCAGCAGCCCAGTCTCCAGTACTTACCTAAACCCAGCTCAGCAGTGAAGTCCTTGCAAATTTCTGCGAGCAACTTTTGTCTTTCATGACTGTTTAATGATcaattatcaatattattaaagtATTATAACAGGATTTGTTGTTCTGAATTGGTTCTGGAACATAAATTTCAATGTTTAAGTCAGTAAATGAAGTCCCAGCAAAGTCCATGGGTCACAAGTATCAGATGTCACTTCCTCCAGTGAGCCTTCCTTGATTCTAAGTGTTAACAGCCTCTGCTGGTGAGAATTTCCACCACTTTAACCTGCACTTTGGTTAATATATTCTTGTCTCCCAGTCCTTTTTGTCCCCAGTTACATTTCTTTTCCCCTTATAGTTCTTGGACTTTTTGAGAGCAAACTCcatgtctttttaatatttgtatcttGGCCTGGAGTCTCACCTTCATGGAATAAAAATCTGGGAGAATTTATGTCAtgtttacatgtttttctttttcttttgtttcttgacaGGTAGGTAGTAATTGAGATATCTGATGCTCCTTTTGTAAAAGTGTTCTCATTTGGCCAAGGTCTTCAcactttccttgttcttttttttttttaattcaattaattaatatatagtgtgttattagtttcagaggtcgAGTATAGTGATTCATCCCTTACATAcaatgcccatcactcagttaaCCCATCATCatacctccctctcctccagcaaccctcagtttgtttcatatgACTAAAGGTCTtgtgtggtttgtctccctctctgatttttgtcttgctttatttttccctcccttcccctatactcctctgttttgtttattaaatttcaagtatgagtgaaatcataggataaTTCTAtctttgattggattatttcacttggcataatactctctagttccatctacattattgcaaatagcaagatttcattttttgatagttgaggattttatatatctatctatctatatagatatctatatagtctatctatatagatagatagatatataaaatcctctttatccattcatctgttagtggacatatgggctctttccatagtttatctattgtggatattgctgctaaaAGCGTTGGGATGTGGATGCCCCTTCAgtttactacatttgtatctttgaggtaaatatgtAGTTGTGCAATTGCTAGGACTTAGGATAgctctttttaagtttttgaggatcttccacactgttttccaaagtggctgtaccagcttgcattctcaccaacagtgtaagaggattcccctttctccaaatccttgccaacatttgttttttcccagcttgttaattttagccattctgactggtgtaaggtggtatctcattgtggttttgatttgtatttccatgatgttgagcatttttttcatgtgtctgttggccacctgtatgtcttctttgaagaaatatatgttcatgtcttctgcccacttactgactgaattatttgttttttgggtgttttgggtgttgagtttgataagttctttatagatcttggatattagccctttatctgatatgtcatttgcaaatatcttctcccattctgttggctgcattttagttttgtcaactgtttcctttgctatgcaaaagctttttatcttgatgaagtctgagtagctcatttttgccttcatttcccttgccttagaGATGTGTCTAACAAGAAATTGCTGCAGATGAGGCCACAGAGGttgctgcttatgttctcctctaggattttcatggattcctgtctcacatttaggtctttcatacattttgagtctatttttttgtgtatggtgtaagaagtggtccagtttcattcttctgcatgtggctgtccaattttctcaacaccatttgttgaagagactgtctttttccattggacattcttttatGCTTTGATGTAGcctagttgaccacagagtttaGGATTCATTActgggttctcttttctgttccattgcttgatatgtctttttttgtgccattaccatactgtcttagacctaaatgtgagacaggaatccatgaaaatcctagaggagaacataagcagcaaCCTCTGTGGCCTCCTCTACAGCAATTTCTTGTTAGACACATCtctaaggcaagggaaatgaagGCTTGTGATATAGGTTTTTGTAGAGGGAGGGTGGGGCCAGAGAGTTAGTAGCAAAAGAGGAAGATTGTTCCAGGGACAGGTCTATTTTCTTGGGAGAAAAATCAAGGGATTTTTATCATATTCATGACTTCATCGGGACAGAGAGGTCCCAGCAGACAGACTTCACTGGCtctgatggaaagaaaaaattcctGCATGACTGGTTAAGTCTACATTtctgggcaggggtggagggtgggggtggcagtggtTGAAATTGTAATTAGACTGGGATTGAAGCCCCCGTGTGAAGCTCGAGTGTGGGAACTGGGTCTAAGCGACACAATTCTGggcctgtgattttctttttctaagaggAAGCGCCTCATGGGGATATATCTTCAGACACTTGCCACTCCACCAGCAGAGATACTTTTGGTATCCTGATGGCTAGCCTGCTTGGGACAGAGCATGGGTCACTATCTCTACTCTGATCCTGTCTGATTCTCAGTCAGCTGCTCTGTCTTTCAGTTTTGGGCTTGGGTCTTCTAAGggttcctccctttccctcagtaGATGGAATCTTTTAGTCTAGGACAAGGTGTGGTACTGTTCTTACCCCCTTGGCCCTTTCCCCCAGCTGCAGTGTGGCTTCACCTGTGTCccgaggcaggctccctgtcctTCCCACACCTGGTTCCCTGCCCTTCCTACACCTGGTTAAGGCTTCTTTCTGTGTGGGAGATGGTGACTTTCTGCCCTTCTCAGGCAGCAGGTCCTCTCAGACCTCAAGCATATACCACAATAAAGCAGTTCTCTGGTCTACATCCTGGGTTCCAGCCTATCAGGAGCTCCTGGTGAGGTCAGTGGCAAAAAGCCTAGACATACGGAGAATTTCATGAGTCTGTGACTCTCAGGGACTCTTGGTACTCATGGGAGCAATTTGTTAACAATTTTAGTGGGATTCTTCTTTCTGGATGTAAAgcatcaggcatctgtcctaagcaAGCAAGAGTTTGCATATTGtgtgtggaggctgagaaaaattaaggccatcccacctcaggtttagccttagcataagtacagccatctcagACTCCTGTGCctaagggctgaactttcccctaccttactttagtt from Neovison vison isolate M4711 chromosome 10, ASM_NN_V1, whole genome shotgun sequence includes these protein-coding regions:
- the LOC122918028 gene encoding T-cell surface glycoprotein CD1a-like isoform X2, producing MVIVKMVRTLALPYFQDPNSFRVIMISSLYNHSWTQNLASAWLGELQTIGWNSKTGALIFLWPWSKGNFSKEEMMEQEKALHTFSIKFPLIFKDHFSEWQLEYPLQLQMAKVCGLQFGEPSVGYLQIAYQGSDLVSFQNMSWSPSPKGGIQAQKVCKLFNQYHMINLRLHRHLSDTCPRFLLGLLDAGKADLQRQVRPEAWLSTGPSPGPGHLLLVCHVSGFYPKPVWVMWMRGEQEQQGTQRGDILPHADGTWYLQVSLDVKSREAAGLSCWVRHSSLGGQDIVLYWEKPHSVGLVFLAVIVPLVLLAGLALWLWKRWKTRWRHPCTGFTLE
- the LOC122918028 gene encoding T-cell surface glycoprotein CD1a-like isoform X1, giving the protein MFFLQLVLLVVLLPDGDSEDDFQDPNSFRVIMISSLYNHSWTQNLASAWLGELQTIGWNSKTGALIFLWPWSKGNFSKEEMMEQEKALHTFSIKFPLIFKDHFSEWQLEYPLQLQMAKVCGLQFGEPSVGYLQIAYQGSDLVSFQNMSWSPSPKGGIQAQKVCKLFNQYHMINLRLHRHLSDTCPRFLLGLLDAGKADLQRQVRPEAWLSTGPSPGPGHLLLVCHVSGFYPKPVWVMWMRGEQEQQGTQRGDILPHADGTWYLQVSLDVKSREAAGLSCWVRHSSLGGQDIVLYWEKPHSVGLVFLAVIVPLVLLAGLALWLWKRWKTRWRHPCTGFTLE